A region of Marnyiella aurantia DNA encodes the following proteins:
- a CDS encoding dimethylarginine dimethylaminohydrolase family protein, with protein sequence MKLNINNETGMLKSVVLGMPHSMGNAHTLEESYDAKSYHSIYNNIYPGEEAIVHEMTEFEKILKKYDVEVFRPHIIEDYNQVFARDVAFVIEDKMIISNIIPERYNEQDAYRKIFARVGWKKIINLPDTAHIEGGDVIVWNDFLFVGTCFSQDYRNFKTARTNEYAIEVLKDYFPKKRVIDLELIKNDTDPFTGVLHLDCTFNPVGTDKCIIYKEGFVDESDYRLLLDIFGEENCFHVTKQEMFEMNPNIFSISPEIAVSDSSFTRLNNHLRNEWGMTVEEVPYREISKMGGLLRCSTLPLVRE encoded by the coding sequence TCAACAACGAAACAGGAATGCTGAAATCGGTGGTATTGGGCATGCCGCATTCTATGGGTAACGCACATACTCTGGAGGAAAGTTATGATGCCAAATCCTACCACAGCATTTACAATAATATCTATCCCGGGGAGGAGGCTATAGTTCATGAAATGACGGAATTTGAAAAAATTCTGAAAAAATATGATGTAGAAGTTTTCCGTCCTCACATTATTGAAGATTATAACCAGGTTTTTGCACGTGATGTTGCATTTGTAATAGAGGATAAAATGATTATTTCCAACATCATACCCGAAAGGTACAATGAACAGGATGCTTACCGTAAGATTTTTGCACGTGTAGGCTGGAAAAAGATTATCAATCTTCCGGATACCGCACATATTGAGGGTGGCGATGTGATCGTTTGGAATGACTTCCTTTTTGTGGGAACCTGTTTTTCGCAGGATTACCGGAACTTCAAAACCGCCAGGACCAATGAATATGCTATTGAGGTGCTGAAGGATTATTTTCCGAAGAAACGAGTAATTGACCTGGAGCTCATAAAAAATGATACTGATCCTTTTACCGGCGTTCTGCACCTGGACTGTACGTTTAATCCGGTTGGAACGGACAAATGTATTATTTATAAGGAAGGTTTTGTTGATGAAAGTGATTACAGGTTATTGCTTGATATTTTTGGTGAAGAAAACTGCTTCCACGTAACCAAACAGGAAATGTTTGAGATGAACCCAAATATATTTTCTATATCACCGGAAATCGCAGTTTCAGATTCTTCCTTTACCAGGCTTAACAATCATCTCCGTAACGAGTGGGGTATGACTGTGGAAGAAGTACCTTACCGTGAAATTTCTAAAATGGGTGGTTTGCTCCGTTGCTCTACTCTGCCGCTGGTGCGGGAATAA